A window of the Salvelinus alpinus chromosome 3, SLU_Salpinus.1, whole genome shotgun sequence genome harbors these coding sequences:
- the lrrc20 gene encoding leucine-rich repeat-containing protein 20 isoform X2 — protein MAEAVANVARRVNATVEEEKDTLDLSNCKLISFPDGVFRVLNSVAEKIHIVTLADNEMKGVTSKFFKTFTQLRELDLHGNVITKLPDVVGELEHLTSINLANNKLSVFPERLTEIQSLERINLEGNDITEVPMEKLQAMPALKCINLKSNPLDNNLLTAIQQFPQTFEIQTTTDN, from the exons ATGGCAGAGGCTGTGGCCAATGTTGCCCGGAGGGTCAATGCAACAGTGGAGGAAGAGAAAGATACTCTGG ATCTGTCAAACTGCAAACTGATCAGTTTCCCAGATGGCGTATTCAGGGTCCTCAACAGCGTTGCAGAGAAGATACACATCGTCACGTTGGCTGACAATGAGATGAAGGGAGTTACTAGCAAATTCTTCAAAACCTTCACTCAATTGAGAG AACTGGACTTGCACGGCAATGTAATCACTAAACTGCCAGATGTAGTTGGGGAGCTGGAACATCTGACCAGCATCAACTTGGCCAACAACAAGTTGTCTGTCTTCCCTGAGAGACTGACGGAGATCCAGTCACTGGAAAGAATCAACCTGGAAGGAAATGACATCACTG AAGTCCCCATGGAAAAGTTGCAGGCCATGCCAGCTCTGAAGTGTATCAACTTGAAGTCAAATCCTTTGGACAACAACTTGTTAACTGCCATTCAACAATTTCCTCAAACATTTGAAATTCAAACTACAACAGACAACTAA
- the lrrc20 gene encoding leucine-rich repeat-containing protein 20 isoform X1, with the protein MSEIRRPSIMAEAVANVARRVNATVEEEKDTLDLSNCKLISFPDGVFRVLNSVAEKIHIVTLADNEMKGVTSKFFKTFTQLRELDLHGNVITKLPDVVGELEHLTSINLANNKLSVFPERLTEIQSLERINLEGNDITEVPMEKLQAMPALKCINLKSNPLDNNLLTAIQQFPQTFEIQTTTDN; encoded by the exons ATGA GTGAGATTCGTAGACCTAGTATAATGGCAGAGGCTGTGGCCAATGTTGCCCGGAGGGTCAATGCAACAGTGGAGGAAGAGAAAGATACTCTGG ATCTGTCAAACTGCAAACTGATCAGTTTCCCAGATGGCGTATTCAGGGTCCTCAACAGCGTTGCAGAGAAGATACACATCGTCACGTTGGCTGACAATGAGATGAAGGGAGTTACTAGCAAATTCTTCAAAACCTTCACTCAATTGAGAG AACTGGACTTGCACGGCAATGTAATCACTAAACTGCCAGATGTAGTTGGGGAGCTGGAACATCTGACCAGCATCAACTTGGCCAACAACAAGTTGTCTGTCTTCCCTGAGAGACTGACGGAGATCCAGTCACTGGAAAGAATCAACCTGGAAGGAAATGACATCACTG AAGTCCCCATGGAAAAGTTGCAGGCCATGCCAGCTCTGAAGTGTATCAACTTGAAGTCAAATCCTTTGGACAACAACTTGTTAACTGCCATTCAACAATTTCCTCAAACATTTGAAATTCAAACTACAACAGACAACTAA
- the ndr2 gene encoding nodal-related 2 has translation MRSLCVLGVAIHASLLILLTQGIHKSRDGVYHGKSRRFAIDHRPPGYHHLAPKYMMHLYRNYKSNLTRPIDVMEKTITKQADTVKSVMAKSLFHRPRRWTATFDLTTLLADDRIQAAELRFRFPRATRASNITVEIYHHHDYPCRQTQGICQEHQLVGYLSVSSVINSSQHWKVYNLTGPLLNWLGQEHVSRSSVKRRSPDKTKRDVFFPNPVQLAGSTTQQNPVQLAGSTTQQNPVQLAGSTTQQNPVQLSGSETQQNPVQLAGSTTQQNPVQLAGSTTQQNPVQLSGSETQQNPVQLAGSTTQQNPVQLAGSTTQQNPVQLSGSTTQQNPVQLAGSETQQNPVHLSGSETQQTPVPLSGSTTQQNPVQLVGSETQQNPVQLAGSTTQQNPVQLAGSTTQQNPVQLAGSTTQQNPVQLSGSTTQQNPVQLAGSTTQQNPVQLAGSTTQQSQCVNNRALLVVFSHTGSEEGSQAKASLLHTAEQSKFLSTTEPQKIRRPKRHKKKRVHSGQEDPPDMRGPEVSSGNNKIDPSLCGRVDMHVDFNQIGWGSWIVFPKMYNAYRCEGICPSPLGEDLNPTNHAYMQSLLKHYHAERVPSACCAPTKMSPLSMLYYENGEMLLRHHEDMVVDECGCL, from the exons ATGCGTTCATTATGCGTTCTAGGTGTAGCGATACATGCCTCTCTGCTCATACTGCTGACTCAAGGAATTCACAAATCTAGAGATGGAGTTTATCACGGAAAATCACGACGCTTTGCTATAGACCACCGTCCACCTGGATACCATCACCTGGCGCCGAAGTATATGATGCACCTTTACCGGAATTACAAGTCAAATCTCACTCGGCCTATAGACGTAATGGAGAAGACCATCACAAAACAAGCAGACACAGTCAAGAGTGTGATGGCAAAAA GTTTATTTCACAGACCCCGACGCTGGACTGCAACCTTTGACCTGACCACCTTATTGGCCGACGACCGGATCCAAGCAGCGGAGCTCAGGTTCAGGTTTCCCCGGGCGACGAGGGCTTCCAACATTACCGTGGAGATTTACCATCACCACGACTACCCGTGCAGGCAGACACAGGGGATCTGCCAGGAACACCAGCTGGTgggatatctctctgtctcctctgtgatTAACTCCTCTCAGCACTGGAAGGTGTACAACCTCACTGGTCCGCTGTTGAACTGGCTCGGCCAGGAACACGTTTCCAGGAGCTCAGTGAAGAGGAGATCACCAGACAAGACAAAGAGAGATGTGTTCTTCCCCAACCCTGTCCAGTTGGCTGGGTCTACAACACAGCAGAACCCTGTCCAGTTGGCTGGGTCTACAACACAGCAGAACCCTGTCCAGTTGGCTGGGTCTACAACACAGCAGAACCCTGTCCAGTTGTCTGGGTCTGAAACACAACAGAACCCTGTCCAGTTGGCTGGGTCTACAACACAGCAGAACCCTGTCCAGTTGGCTGGCTCTACAACACAGCAGAACCCTGTCCAGTTGTCTGGGTCTGAAACACAGCAGAACCCTGTCCAGTTGGCTGGGTCTACAACACAGCAGAACCCTGTCCAGTTGGCTGGGTCTACAACACAGCAGAACCCTGTCCAGTTGTCTGGGTCTACAACACAGCAGAACCCTGTCCAGTTGGCTGGGTCTGAAACACAGCAGAACCCTGTCCATTTGTCTGGGTCTGAAACACAACAGACCCCTGTACCGTTGTCTGGGTCTACAACACAGCAGAACCCTGTCCAGTTGGTTGGGTCTGAAACACAGCAGAACCCTGTCCAGTTGGCTGGGTCTACAACACAGCAGAACCCTGTCCAGTTGGCTGGGTCTACAACACAGCAGAACCCTGTCCAGTTGGCTGGCTCTACAACACAGCAGAACCCTGTCCAGTTGTCTGGGTCTACAACACAGCAGAACCCTGTCCAGTTGGCTGGGTCTACAACACAGCAGAACCCTGTCCAGTTGGCTGGGTCTACAACGCAGCAGAGTCAGTGTGTGAACAACAGAGCCTTGCTGGTTGTATTCTCTCATACAGGGTCAGAGGAGGGCTCCCAGGCCAAGGCTAGCCTCCTCCACACGGCCGAACAGTCCAAGTTCCTGTCCACCACCGAGCCCCAGAAGATCCGCAGGCCGAAGAGACACAAGAAAAAAAGGGTCCACTCAGGCCAGGAGGATCCACCGGACATGAGAGGTCCAGAGGTGTCCAGCGGAAACAATAAGATTGACCCGTCTCTCTGTGGAAGAGTTGATATGCATGTAGACTTCAATCAGATAGGCTGGGGGTCCTGGATCGTCTTCCCAAAGATGTATAATGCCTATCGATGTGAGGGGATCTGTCCAAGTCCTTTGGGAGAAGATTTGAACCCAACAAATCATGCTTACATGCAG AGTCTCCTAAAACACTACCATGCTGAGCGTGTTCCCTCGGCGTGCTGCGCCCCCACCAAGATGAGTCCTCTAAGCATGCTGTATTATGAGAATGGAGAAATGCTGCTTCGCCATCACGAGGATATGGTTGTGGATGAATGTGGCTGCCTGTAG